The genomic window ACTGGGATTGATTGAAAGAAATCCATACTTTCAGTCAGTCCCTAAACCCGAGGTGTGGATAAATGTCCCTAAAAGGGATATTTGTCTAGGCTAAGGGATACTCTTTATAATATAATTCCATGACAACTTCCGAGCTTGCTAAGCTCATCAATGCCAAACATTTTGGAAAGCCTGCCTCTTTTAGTGGTTTTTCCATAGACAGCAGAGAGGTGCAAGAGGGTCAGCTGTTCGTGGCAACAAAGGGTAGGGTTCATGACGGGCATGACTATGCTCTGCAGGCAATTCAGAAAGGAGCAGTGGGGGTTATATGTGAGAGAGAGCTTGGACTACCTAAGGATACTCCTCAAATAGTGGTGGAAAGTTCCTTGGAAGCTTTAAGAAGGTTTGCAAGTTGGAAAAGGGAAAACTTCAAAGGAAAGGTAGTTGCCATAGCAGGGTCTGCGGGTAAAACTACCACGAAGGAACTTACCGCCTTTTTGCTTTCAAGGGTAGGGAAGGTTTGCAAAACGCCCAGAAACTACAACTCTCAAATCGGTGTTCCTCTTTCTATAGCTAACTTTGAAGGGGACTGTGATTTCTGGGTTGTAGAGATGGGTGCAAGCCAAAAGGGGGATGTTAAAAGGCTCGTGGAACTGGTAAAGCCACACATAAGGGCAATAACCGCCATAGGTGAGGAGCATCTTGAGACCTTTGGATGCCTTGATGATGTGGTGCTTGGAAACGGCGAGGTATTCTACCAGATGCGAGAGGAAGACCGTGGCGTATGCCCTGCTTATGTATCTCACTGCTACCATATACCCAGAAAGTTGGTCTTCGGAGATGGCAGGTTCAAAGCGGAAGACCTAAAGCTTTCCGAAGAGGGTGTTAGCTTTATAGTGGACGGAGTGCAAGTCTTTATTCCAGTGCCAAGTCTTGCGATAGTAGAGAACGCCCTCTGTGCCCTTGCCATACTTGAGGCTTTGGGGATAGACTGGAAGGGTCTTTGTGGACACCTTGCAAACTTTCATCCAGTGGAAGGTCGCTTTCGTATCCTAAGGAAGAGAGAGATGACCCTGATAGACGATACTTATAACGCAAACCCTCCTTCCATGAGGATGGCTCTTAGAAGTTTGAGTTTTTTCAAAACTAAAAAAATTGCAGTCTTAGGTGACATGTTAGAGCTTGGAGCGGGCTCTGAGAAATACCATAGGGAAGTGGGAAGACTTTGTGTGGAGCTAAGCATAGATGTGTGTCTTTTCTTGGGAGAGAATATGAGACATGCCTACGAAGAGTGCAAAAGGCTTAAGGAAGAGTGCTTTTTCTTTGAATCCCATGAGCAAATTCTTCATTGGCTTCTTGAGAATGTTCATGAAAAAGCGGTTATACTTTTTAAAGGTTCAAGAGGTATGAACATGGAAAAGTTGGTGGAGGGAACTCTTAATGGCAGACCTTGTTGATGTTTATAAGATACTTGAGGGTGGCGTCCTCTTCCATACAAGGCTTGAGAAACTCAAATATCAGGAAGGCAAGCTCTACTTAGGCATAACACCCCTCGTCAGAAGGCTAATATTGACTGGGGATGTAGTAAACCTTGGGTATATGAACTTCATGCTGCCGGGAAGGGTTGTAGGTAAAAACGAGCATATCATAGTGGACATCTTCTACGCCGGCGAAGGGAGGCTTGGAGACAGAAGCAAACCAAGGGTCCCAGTTCAAAGGGACCAAACTTTTGTGGTTCTTCTTAAGATAGAGGGGGTCTTCCGTGCTTTTGCTCCTATTGATATATCGGAGGGTGGCTTTTCCATTGCGGTAACAGATGTATCTATTGTGCCTAACATGTTAAACAAAAGTTTAGACTTTAAAATTACGGGTAGGGAGGAGCTTTCTGGAGTATCTGGCACTGCGAGGCTCGTGGGTATAATGGAGGAAAGCACATACAGTTCAAAGCTCGCATTTGAGATAGATGTTGATGATGCAAATTCCACAAAGATAAGGCTATACGTTGTAAACACTATTAAGAGGTTGCTGAGTGGTGCTTGACATATTAGTATATAATGATATAATTATATTGTGATAAACCATGAGAATAGTGGTTCTGTTGCTCACGATTTTTAGCTTGGCTTTGGCGAGAGAGGTTGAACTCAAAGAGGCTATAGAGCTTGCCCTTAGAAACAGCCCTCTCATAAAATCTGCCCAGAAGGACCTTAAGGCTCAGGAGCTGGAGCTAAAAGCGGCAAAGGGTGCACTCTTCCCCAGAATAAAGGTGGAAGAAACCTTTACAAGAACTGATGTGCCAGCATATGCCTTTATGAGCAAGCTCAATCAGGAAAGGATAACTATGCAGGACTTTGACCCTGCAAAACTGAACAATCCCAAAGCAATAAACAACTTTGAAACAAAGTTTACCCTTGAAGTTCCCATATGGCTCGGCGGTAAAGTGCAGTCCGCACAGAGGATGGCGGAGTACGAATACAGAGCTGTAAGTCTTGAGGCAGAAAGAAGGAAAGAAGAGGTTATAAGGCAAGTATACAACGCTTACATGGATGCGGTGCTTGCCAAAGAAAGCATAAAGGTTGCAAAGCAGGCGGTTGAGGATGCAAAAGAACATCTTAGGCTCGCGGAGCAGATGCATACAGTAGGTATGGCTTTGCTTTCTGACGTGCTAAGGGCGAGGGTATACCTCTCGAAGGCAGAAGAAAACCTCCAAAAGGCAATGAGAGGCTATGATATTGCAAAAAGGGGACTTGAGGTTGTAGTGGGTGTCCCTCTTGGGGAGTTTGAGGTTCATGATATAGGACAATGCCCTGAGGTGGATATAAAGGTTCTAAGAGAAAAGGTTCAAAACAGAAAAGACATAAAAGCCTTAGAAGAGAGGGTCAAGACCCTTGAGGAGGCTTTCAGGTTCACCCTTTCAGACAATCTACCCCAGGTTTTTGCCTTTGCCCAGTATTTCCTTAATTCAAAAGACTACCCTCTTGGTGCAGATGGAAAAGGCTATCTTGCGGGCATTGGAGTGTCTTGGACTTTTGATACGGGGCTTACAACCCTAAGAAGGGCTCAAGCAAACTTAGAGAGAAGGGCAAGCCTTCAAGAGAGGTTAAAGCTCCTCAAGGATTCTGCAGTCTTTGACCTTGATAGGTCTTACGCAGAGTATGAAAATGCACTTGACATGCTTAGGTCAGCGGAAGACAGAATAAGGGCGAGCCAAGAGGTTTTAAGGGTTATGGAGGTAAGATACAAGAATGGGCTTGCCAGAATGGTAGATATATTGGATGCACAAACAGAGCTTGACAGGGCAAGGATAGAAAGGGTTCAGGCGATAAACGCCTGCAGTAAGGCGTATATGGATATTCTTTACAACGCAGGCTCTGTGGAGGAGGTAAAGAGATGAAAGGCTGGATAAAGTATGCGGTCTTTGTTTTGATAATACTTGCCATGATAGTCTGGCTTGGGGGGTTTCTCACAAAGAAGGAAAAGCCTGGTGAATTGGCAAAAGAAGCAAAGGTTGTTGAAGGTCTCACTATAGGCACTACGGAAAAACTCTCGGAAGTTCTAAGCCCCTACACTGGTCAGATAGTGGCGGACAAGAGGGTGGATGTCTCCACAAGGATAATGGGAAAGATAAAAAGTGTTCTGGTCAAGGAAGGTGATAGTGTAAGAGCAGGTCAGCTCCTTGTAAGCATAGATGCAGAGGACATACAGGCTCAGACGGAGGCGGTCAATCATCAGATGGCTCAGGCGGAGCAAGCCCTCAGGTCTGCAATGGCAAACTACGAAGCGGTGAAGAAGACCTTTGAAAGGTATTCCACACTTCTGAAGGAAGGTGCTATAACTCAACAGGAATTTGACCAAGTAAAAGCCCAGTTTGAGTCCGCACAAGCACAGGTGGAACAGGCAAGGGCAGGAGTAAGGGCGGTCCAAAGCCAAAAACAAGCAATAGGGAGCAACCTAAAGTATGCCAACATAACCTCGCCCATTAACGGCTACGTGGTTCAAAAGAGTGTAGATGTAGGAGACCTTGCTGTGCCTGGTCATCCGCTCCTTGTGGTAGAAGCTCCCCCATACCTATTTGAAGCCTTTCTGCCAGAAAGGTTCGTGGGTAAAGTCAAGATGGGTCAAGAGTTTGAAGTGAGCGTGTCTGGACTTGGGAAGACCCTAAAGGGTAAAGTGGTAGAGGTTTCGCCCGCACTTGACCCTGCTACGAGAACCTTTAGGGTTAAGGTAAGGTTAGAGAATGCGGAAGGGATAAAGAGCGGTATGTATGCAAGCCTTCTAATACCCGAAAAGGTTGATGTGATACTTGTTCCAGAAAATGCCATAGTAAGACGCTTTGATTTTACAGGTGTATGGGTGGTAAAGTCAGACAACACCTTAGAGTTGAGGTTTGTAAAACTGGGTGAAAGGAGAGGTGATAAAGTTGAGGTGCTGTCAGGTTTGAAGGAGGGTGAAAGGATAGTTATCCAAGGGATTGAAAGAGCCTGTGAAGGTTGTAGGGTAGGAGGCTGAGCATGTATGGTTTTGCAGGAAGGCTCGCCAACTACTTTATAGACTCAAAGCTCACACCTATAATAATACTGGTTTCTCTTGCCTTGGGTCTCTTTGCGGTTATTACCACTCCAAAGGACGAGGAGCCACAGATAGTGGTTCCTATGATAGACATAATGATCTCCTACCCCGGTGCCACCCCAGAAGAGGTGGAAAGAAGGGTTGTAGCACCCCTTGAAAAGAAGTTGTGGGAGCTAAAAGATATTGAATACATATACTCCGCCAGCATGGAGGGTATGGCGGTTGTAACTGCACGCTTTTATGTGGGCACAAACCCAGTAAAGGCTCTTGTGGACCTAAACACAAAGATGATGTCCGCTATGGACTTGGCACCCCCTGGGGTTATCCTACCACCTCTCATAAAGCCCAAGTCTATAGATGATGTGCCCATACTTACCCTTACCCTTTGGGGCAAAAACTACGACCCGTACGACCTAAGGCGAATATCTGAAGCCCTTGAAAACGAGATAAAGAAGGTTCAAAACGTGGCGGATGTGTTCTTGGTTGGAGGAAGACCAAGACAGGTTCGCATAGTCCTTGACCCTCAGAGAATGGCGAGCTATGGGGTTTCTCCCCTTTATGTAGCCCAAGTCCTTCAATCCGCCAACGCTCAAGCCCTAAGTGGTAAGGTGGTCCAAGGGGGAAAAGAATATGTGGTAAGGACAGGAGAGTTTTTAAGGTCAAGGGAAGATGTGGAAAATATAGTGGTTGGTGTCTTCAATTCAAGACCAGTATATATGAAGGATATAGCAACTGTGGTGGATGGTCCCTCCGAAACAAAGGACTATGTCTTTATGGGCTTTGGACCTCAGTATAGGGAAAAGGGGATACAGGGTGTAAAGCCCGGGGAGCTATACCCTGCTGTCACCATAGCGGTCTCTAAGAGGGTAGGAACCAATGCGGTGGAAGTAGCTAAAGAAGTTCTTGACCTTGTAGACCACCTAAAGGGGAAAATAATTCCCAAAGACCTGAATGTGACCATAACAAGAAACTATGGAGAGACCGCAAAAGAAAAGGCGGATACCCTTATAAAGAAGCTCATAATAGCCACCTTCTCTGTGATACTTCTTATCGCAGTTGCCCTGGGCTTTAAGGAAGCCATAGTGGTAGGTATTGCGGTGCCTGTTACCCTTGCCATAGCCCTATTTCTCAGTCAAGTTTTTGGCTTTACTCTAAACAGGGTCACCCTCTTTGCCCTCATTTTTGCCATAGGTATTCTCGTGGATGACGCCATAGTGGTGGTGGAGAACGTGCACCGCTGGTTTGAGCTAAAGTTGGCAAAAACTCCAAGAGAAGCTATTGTCAGAGCCACTGACGAAGTGGGAAATCCCACCATATTGGCAACCTTTACCGTCATCGCAGCCCTCATGCCTATGGCTTTTGTGACAGGTCTTATGGGTCCCTACATGAGACCCATACCCATAAACGCCTCAGTTGCCATGTTCTTCTCTTTGCTTGTTGCCTTTATCATAACTCCATGGGCAAGCTACTTGCTTCTGAGAAAAAAGTTTGACCAAGAACATGAGAAGCACGAAATTGACATAAAGGAAACAGC from Hydrogenobacter sp. T-8 includes these protein-coding regions:
- a CDS encoding UDP-N-acetylmuramoyl-tripeptide--D-alanyl-D-alanine ligase, translating into MTTSELAKLINAKHFGKPASFSGFSIDSREVQEGQLFVATKGRVHDGHDYALQAIQKGAVGVICERELGLPKDTPQIVVESSLEALRRFASWKRENFKGKVVAIAGSAGKTTTKELTAFLLSRVGKVCKTPRNYNSQIGVPLSIANFEGDCDFWVVEMGASQKGDVKRLVELVKPHIRAITAIGEEHLETFGCLDDVVLGNGEVFYQMREEDRGVCPAYVSHCYHIPRKLVFGDGRFKAEDLKLSEEGVSFIVDGVQVFIPVPSLAIVENALCALAILEALGIDWKGLCGHLANFHPVEGRFRILRKREMTLIDDTYNANPPSMRMALRSLSFFKTKKIAVLGDMLELGAGSEKYHREVGRLCVELSIDVCLFLGENMRHAYEECKRLKEECFFFESHEQILHWLLENVHEKAVILFKGSRGMNMEKLVEGTLNGRPC
- a CDS encoding TolC family protein, which codes for MRIVVLLLTIFSLALAREVELKEAIELALRNSPLIKSAQKDLKAQELELKAAKGALFPRIKVEETFTRTDVPAYAFMSKLNQERITMQDFDPAKLNNPKAINNFETKFTLEVPIWLGGKVQSAQRMAEYEYRAVSLEAERRKEEVIRQVYNAYMDAVLAKESIKVAKQAVEDAKEHLRLAEQMHTVGMALLSDVLRARVYLSKAEENLQKAMRGYDIAKRGLEVVVGVPLGEFEVHDIGQCPEVDIKVLREKVQNRKDIKALEERVKTLEEAFRFTLSDNLPQVFAFAQYFLNSKDYPLGADGKGYLAGIGVSWTFDTGLTTLRRAQANLERRASLQERLKLLKDSAVFDLDRSYAEYENALDMLRSAEDRIRASQEVLRVMEVRYKNGLARMVDILDAQTELDRARIERVQAINACSKAYMDILYNAGSVEEVKR
- a CDS encoding efflux RND transporter periplasmic adaptor subunit, which encodes MKGWIKYAVFVLIILAMIVWLGGFLTKKEKPGELAKEAKVVEGLTIGTTEKLSEVLSPYTGQIVADKRVDVSTRIMGKIKSVLVKEGDSVRAGQLLVSIDAEDIQAQTEAVNHQMAQAEQALRSAMANYEAVKKTFERYSTLLKEGAITQQEFDQVKAQFESAQAQVEQARAGVRAVQSQKQAIGSNLKYANITSPINGYVVQKSVDVGDLAVPGHPLLVVEAPPYLFEAFLPERFVGKVKMGQEFEVSVSGLGKTLKGKVVEVSPALDPATRTFRVKVRLENAEGIKSGMYASLLIPEKVDVILVPENAIVRRFDFTGVWVVKSDNTLELRFVKLGERRGDKVEVLSGLKEGERIVIQGIERACEGCRVGG